The segment TGTGTCGCCATGAAGTTGATCGCTTCTGTCGTCGCGAACTGGGCGGCCATCAAGAGGTCGCCTTCGTTTTCCCTGTCCTCATCGTCTACAACCACGATCATCTTACCTTTTTTGATGTCTTCAATTGCTTCTTCAATCGCATTGAACCCCATGTGCATACTCCTTATAAAAATCCGTAGTCTTTTAAAAAATCCATCGAAATACGTGATTCTGCCGTCTTGAAGGTAGCGAACCTTTCGATGTATTTTCCTACCACATCGCATTCCAGATTCACCATGTCTCCAGTACCCTTGTCAAGCAGTGTGGTCTCCTTTGCCGTCATCGGTATGACAGAAACCTCAAAGTCTCTATCACTCACACTTGTCACTGTGAGGCTGATTCCGTCTATGGCCACAGATCCCTTTTCAATCACATACCTTAAAACCTGAGGACCGGCTGTGATCGTCAGTCTGAGTGCGTTGTCATCATCGATTCTTTTAACGATCGCACCCGTACCGTCGATATGTCCCGATACGATATGACCTCCGAACCTGCTTCCTACAAGCATCGCCCTTTCAAGGTTGACATAGCTTCCGACCGTTAGGCTCTTGAAGTTGGTCCTATCCATCGTTTCCGGCATGACATCCGCGCTAAACTCCTTATCCGTATGGCTTGTCACCGTCAGGCAGACGCCGTTTGTACAAATGCTGTCCCCCGGTTTCACATCGCTTAGCACCTTATTTGCTTCAATGGTCAGTACGATCGACTGTCTTCCTCTTTTCATTCTTTTTACAATCCCGGTTTCTTCAATAAGTCCTGTAAACATCGCTCACCTCCTCACTTTCATACGAACCATCACATCGTCTTCAATCTGCTTGACCTCTATCAGGTCGAAGTAGGTCGCATCGCTCATGTTCTCGACACCGATTCCGCCAACCGGTGAACTGGCTGCGTAGCCGCCTACCACTTTTGGTGCGATAAAACTGATCACCTCATCGACGATTCCAGCAGTCAGCGCACCCGCGTTTAAGGTTGATCCGCCCTCTAAAAGTACGCTGTCTATTCCCAGACTATAAAGTCTCTCCATCAGGTTATCAAGATCCACTCTTCCATCCATGCTAGGTGTCTTAATCATCTCAATGCCTTTCAAGGTAAGTTCTGCTTCCTTTTCAGGATCTATCAGTTCAGTGGTAGCAAGGATCACACCTCCCTTTTGGTGCTCTGAGAGCAGCTTCGCATCAAGGGGCAATCGCCCTTTTGCATCCACGATGATTGGTCTTGGGTTAAGTCCTTTGACCAGCTCAAGCCTTGTCGTCAGGCTTGGATCATCTGCAAGTACCGTACCTATGCCTACCATGATCCCCATCATGTCGTGGCGCATGGCATGCACATGCTCCCTCGACCTAGCGCACGAGATCCATTTCGAATCGCCGGTTTTTGTCGCTATTTTCCCATCAAGGGTCATGGCGGTTTTCATCGTCACGTAGGGTTTGTTCTCTAAGATATACTTTAAGAAATAGCGGTTCATGTCACGAATCTCTGATTCGAGCATACCGACTGTGACCTTGATGCCGTGTTCCTCTAGTTTTTTTATGCCTTTACCAGCAACAAGCGGGTTGGGGTCTTTTAACCCTATCACGACCTCGCTAAATCCCTTCTCGATGATCAGATCAACGCAGGGCGGTGTCTTTCCGTAATGCGAGCATGGTTCGAGTGTCACATAGATTGTCGCGCCTTTTAGGTCTTCTGTCGCGTCATTAACCGCGTTGACTTCCGCATGCGGTCCTCCGAACTCTTTATGGTAACCTCGTCCGATCACCCTGTTGTTTTTTACAATGACGGCTCCGACAAGCGGGTTGGGGTTCACATATCCCGTTCCGAGCCTTGCGAGCGCGATGGCCTGTTTCATATACTGCATGTCCTTATCCCTCATTTCAACAATAGGTATTACCACTTAAATACGAAAAAACGCCCTGAAGAAGTAGCTTCAGGGCGTGACCATACAAAAATACACACAAAAAAACATCGTTTTTTTGCATCATAAACCTTCTTCCATCCAGACTTTACTGTCGGTCTTGGAATTACACCAAGTCAGCCGTTAGGCTCGCGGACTATCACCGCCGGTCGGGAATTACACCCTGCCCTGAAGGTACTATTCAATTATCGACACAAGTATAACACAATCGATTTTAATCTTCAACCGCTTCAACTGTATCTTTTGAGAGGACGGAATCCCCTTCATAAAGTTTAGGAAACACCTTACGATCGATAAAATAGTTTACAGCGACAATGAATGTCGTCAAGATACCGATTGTCGCAACCGTAGCAAATGCTGTGGAATATCCACCTTTTTCAACGATCCAACCCATGATGACCCTGCCGCTTGCACTACCCACAAAGTAGGCGATGTTCCTAAAACTGTTCACCCTTCCCCTATGTGAAGACGGGACACGCCTGGACATATAGGGAGAGGACCCCAGCATGTTGACAATCTCACCGATGGTGAAGGCGAACATCATCACAAAGAAGATGTAGTAGGCGGGCCTGTTCATGATGATGACATAGCTGATACCGATCAGAAGCTGGCCCATGAACACTTTAGGTAGCTCGTGCAGCCTTCTAAAAAGATAAGTGAGTATCGGTGTGCACGAGATGACCACAAACGCGTTGAAACTTGCTACAAATCCAAAATATTTTGACCCCAGATCCACACCGAACATGTCGGTCATGTACATGGGAAGGACAAAACTCCACTGGTCGTATACGAAGGCGGCGAAGAAAAAGACGATCAGCTGAATGAGAATCGACGGTCTCTCTTTAAAGATGCCCGAAACCTTCGCATCATGCTCGATGGTGTCCTCATACTCATTCTTTTCACTTTCGTCAAGGGAGCTGACATCGATGACCTTTACAAAAATCACAATCAATATGGTGGACGACAGCGTCGTGAGTCCGTCAAGTACAAAGGCAAGGCTCAGGTAATTGGCAAACAGCAGACCCCCAATGGCCGCCCCGAACATGAACCCCAGATTATGCCCCAGATACATGAGGCTGTATACCTTTTCACGTTCATTGGGCTTTGTCACATCCGCAACAAGGGCCTCGAAGGCCGGTCCCTCCATATTGGCAAACAGACCTGCGATGACAAAGAAGACCATCATCAAGTTACCAGGCTCGACAAAAGCACATAACATGAAGAAAAAGATCGAGATTGAGTCGAAAATAACAATCAGTTTTTTTCTGCTGAACTTATCGGCAAGTTTTCCGCCGATGATATTGGCAGGTAAAAAGAGCACCCCGACCCCTAAAAAGATATAGGCGATTGTTGTGGGGCTATACCCTATTTTGTCTTTCATGATCAGTGTAAGTAGCGGCCAGATGAAGGCTCCCATATTGGTGACCATACGTCCGATAAAAATCACATACGCCGAACGCGACAAACCTTTATACTGCGAAAATATCTCGATGATCTTTCTCATTAAGCACCTCCAAGCAGACTTAGCTTACTTTAATTCAAGTATTCCTAACTAGAGTTACAGCAATTTTGACAAGTACTTCAACTCATCCGATCCAGACTCCATCAACTGCTGCAAGAGATCGTTCATGAAGGTCTTATGGTGTTCAAGCGTCTTCGAAAACGACTGGATCACCTCGACTGCAAGTGTTGGTGTCAGTGTTACCTTGTTTGCACAAAGGCCTATGAGCACCGCTTTGATAAGAAAGACCCTCACCACAAGCATGGTGTATCCGGCATAAGGGTCACCCTGTTCAGAAAATGGATACATGCTCTTATACATCGTATTTACGATGTAGTTTTCAAAAATACGCTCATGCCTGACCATAAAGGGTTCGACATGTCTGATCGCGTTAAGTTCATAAAGAGAGTAACTGTTCGAACCGGGTTTGGACCTTTTGATTTCTAGACCTTGTTTTGCAGCCTTTAGAAGCTTTCCGAACGTCTGATTTTCAATTTGCTTGTCACCGTCCAGAACGTTTGTGTTTTCAATAAAAAAGTTAAGCTGCTGACGGTAGTCCGGGCGGAGTTTTTTAAGGTAATTTACATACTCCTTGTTCAGCACTTTATTTTTGCATTTTTTTAGAGTAGCTGGTACACCTTCTATATTGCCGCTCGCATGCATGGGAAGAATACGCTCGTGCATCTCGCCCAGCAAATGCAGCCGTTTTACAAGTGGGTAGTCGCTGTTTTTCAAAAGATCCATCGAAAACGCCCTAAGTTCGTTGAAATACTTAGCCGGGTGATGTTTCAGTGAAGGGTCTTTCGTCGCCACCTGTTGGGTGATGATGAACCGCGACGCATCGACATCCGCCTCTTCAATCATCAGGCTGCCGCCATCGAGTAAAACCATTCTGGCAACCTCAGGGCATGACATGGTGGCAGACAGTTCAAGTACGCCATCCACCAAATTGACAACACGCGGGTAAGCATTGCAAACTTTAGATAAAGCCGTTTCGCCATGGGTCCTTTGAATATCGCAAAGGTCGTCACTCGCTAAAAATGGACACCGCTTGGTACCCGATAACACCATTCTCCCATAATCGATTCCCTTGTCATAGCAGTCGTTATTGAGGATCACATCGGAGGATAACCTTTCAAAGAGCGGTGAATCTTTTCTGCTCTTGTAGCCTTTATATGTCTCGATATCGATATCCACATCCCATCCGATGCAACAATTGTCAGTGCAGCTGCTTCCGATACATTTAAAATCTTTCATATAAGTCATGCGTCTAATACGCTCATTAACCATTTCATCCCTCACAGTCGTCATTTGCTATCATACATACCCAAAATTATGGTTCTTTACATATTACTCTAGTATAAACGTTATGATTTTACTAGTAAATAGTGTGTCCTTCAAGCTAACCCTAGACGATATCATTTCCACAATCTGATAAAACAGTGTATTATATTAAGAGACCCTAAATAATTTCATGTAGCTCCTGTTACATTTATCCATAAGATTGGAGACAACCTATGAAAGACCTGACACAAGGTAAACTGCTGAACCACCTATATCATCTGGCCCTACCGTCAATAGGCGGTATGCTCGCATTTTCGCTGTTCAACCTCACCGACACCTACTTTGTAGGTAAACTGGGTACAGAATCACTTGCAGCAATGGGATTCACCTTTCCGATCGTCATGATCGCAGGTGCCATATCCTCAGGAATCAGCACAGGAGCCGCTTCTGTAATTTCAAGAGCCGCAGGAAACAAAGACCGCAAGACCATGCGCAGAACGGCAACCGACGGCATTTTGCTTTCTATCGTAATCGTCGCCATCTTTTCGACCTTGGGGCTCTTGACCATGGACCTGCTGTTTCCGCTGCTGGGCGCCAAAGGGGATACGCTTCCCCTTGTAAAATCCT is part of the Fusibacter sp. A1 genome and harbors:
- a CDS encoding riboflavin synthase, whose protein sequence is MFTGLIEETGIVKRMKRGRQSIVLTIEANKVLSDVKPGDSICTNGVCLTVTSHTDKEFSADVMPETMDRTNFKSLTVGSYVNLERAMLVGSRFGGHIVSGHIDGTGAIVKRIDDDNALRLTITAGPQVLRYVIEKGSVAIDGISLTVTSVSDRDFEVSVIPMTAKETTLLDKGTGDMVNLECDVVGKYIERFATFKTAESRISMDFLKDYGFL
- the ribD gene encoding bifunctional diaminohydroxyphosphoribosylaminopyrimidine deaminase/5-amino-6-(5-phosphoribosylamino)uracil reductase RibD yields the protein MQYMKQAIALARLGTGYVNPNPLVGAVIVKNNRVIGRGYHKEFGGPHAEVNAVNDATEDLKGATIYVTLEPCSHYGKTPPCVDLIIEKGFSEVVIGLKDPNPLVAGKGIKKLEEHGIKVTVGMLESEIRDMNRYFLKYILENKPYVTMKTAMTLDGKIATKTGDSKWISCARSREHVHAMRHDMMGIMVGIGTVLADDPSLTTRLELVKGLNPRPIIVDAKGRLPLDAKLLSEHQKGGVILATTELIDPEKEAELTLKGIEMIKTPSMDGRVDLDNLMERLYSLGIDSVLLEGGSTLNAGALTAGIVDEVISFIAPKVVGGYAASSPVGGIGVENMSDATYFDLIEVKQIEDDVMVRMKVRR
- a CDS encoding MFS transporter, which produces MRKIIEIFSQYKGLSRSAYVIFIGRMVTNMGAFIWPLLTLIMKDKIGYSPTTIAYIFLGVGVLFLPANIIGGKLADKFSRKKLIVIFDSISIFFFMLCAFVEPGNLMMVFFVIAGLFANMEGPAFEALVADVTKPNEREKVYSLMYLGHNLGFMFGAAIGGLLFANYLSLAFVLDGLTTLSSTILIVIFVKVIDVSSLDESEKNEYEDTIEHDAKVSGIFKERPSILIQLIVFFFAAFVYDQWSFVLPMYMTDMFGVDLGSKYFGFVASFNAFVVISCTPILTYLFRRLHELPKVFMGQLLIGISYVIIMNRPAYYIFFVMMFAFTIGEIVNMLGSSPYMSRRVPSSHRGRVNSFRNIAYFVGSASGRVIMGWIVEKGGYSTAFATVATIGILTTFIVAVNYFIDRKVFPKLYEGDSVLSKDTVEAVED
- the fliB gene encoding flagellin lysine-N-methylase gives rise to the protein MVNERIRRMTYMKDFKCIGSSCTDNCCIGWDVDIDIETYKGYKSRKDSPLFERLSSDVILNNDCYDKGIDYGRMVLSGTKRCPFLASDDLCDIQRTHGETALSKVCNAYPRVVNLVDGVLELSATMSCPEVARMVLLDGGSLMIEEADVDASRFIITQQVATKDPSLKHHPAKYFNELRAFSMDLLKNSDYPLVKRLHLLGEMHERILPMHASGNIEGVPATLKKCKNKVLNKEYVNYLKKLRPDYRQQLNFFIENTNVLDGDKQIENQTFGKLLKAAKQGLEIKRSKPGSNSYSLYELNAIRHVEPFMVRHERIFENYIVNTMYKSMYPFSEQGDPYAGYTMLVVRVFLIKAVLIGLCANKVTLTPTLAVEVIQSFSKTLEHHKTFMNDLLQQLMESGSDELKYLSKLL